One part of the Brevundimonas sp. NIBR11 genome encodes these proteins:
- a CDS encoding M28 family peptidase gives MRTFTAAAALVAGLSLTPIAWAQDHTAFDAARLSEHIQTLSGDAFEGRGIATPAEQKVIDYVSQQFQAAGLEPGGDSGGWTQAVALNRFTASEIRAQLTVGDWTQPLAQGEQIVISSRRPGESHVMLMDAPLVFVGYGIHAPERNWDDFKGQDMTGKILVVLVNDADFEEPALNTFGGRAMTYYGRWTYKYEEAARRGAAGVIIVHETEPASYGWTTVKNSWSGAQFDIVRADADERVPMESWIQRDVAVQLFQQAGLDFEAMKVQARSRDFQPVPLEGAEMDVMFDVASERVETHNIIGRLPGATHPDETFLYTAHWDHIGVGTPDANGDAIFNGAIDNASGIAGLIELARVYAAGERPERSIVFIGFAAEESGLLGSEYYAANPIYPLATTVGGVNMDSANVYGRTAAFGVVGYGQSDFDERMAAIVEAQRRVIQPDGNPASGTYFRSDHFPLAKRGVPMAYAKSAGDFVEEPIADRLAARAAYTANRYHQADDEWSADWDYSGQIQDLEVYWSLGHTLANSRDWPEWKEGSEFGPARAESAAERD, from the coding sequence ATGCGTACGTTCACCGCCGCCGCCGCGCTCGTCGCGGGCTTGTCCCTGACCCCCATCGCCTGGGCTCAGGATCACACCGCGTTCGATGCAGCCCGTCTGTCCGAACATATCCAGACACTGTCCGGCGACGCCTTCGAAGGGCGCGGCATCGCCACCCCGGCCGAACAGAAGGTCATTGACTACGTCTCGCAGCAGTTCCAGGCGGCGGGGCTGGAGCCCGGCGGCGACAGCGGGGGCTGGACCCAGGCCGTGGCGCTGAACCGCTTCACCGCCTCGGAGATTCGGGCCCAACTGACGGTCGGCGACTGGACTCAGCCCCTGGCCCAGGGCGAGCAGATCGTGATCTCCAGCCGCCGCCCGGGCGAAAGCCATGTGATGCTGATGGACGCGCCCCTGGTCTTCGTCGGCTACGGCATCCACGCACCCGAGCGAAACTGGGACGACTTCAAGGGCCAGGACATGACCGGCAAGATCCTGGTCGTTCTGGTCAACGACGCGGACTTCGAGGAGCCCGCCCTGAACACCTTCGGCGGCCGGGCGATGACCTACTACGGTCGCTGGACCTACAAATATGAGGAGGCGGCGCGACGGGGCGCGGCGGGCGTGATCATCGTCCACGAGACCGAGCCGGCCTCCTACGGCTGGACCACGGTGAAGAACAGCTGGTCGGGCGCTCAGTTCGATATCGTCCGCGCCGATGCCGACGAGCGCGTTCCGATGGAAAGCTGGATCCAGCGCGATGTCGCCGTCCAGTTGTTCCAGCAGGCCGGCCTCGACTTCGAAGCTATGAAGGTTCAGGCGCGCAGCCGCGACTTTCAGCCGGTGCCGCTCGAAGGCGCCGAGATGGACGTCATGTTTGACGTAGCCTCCGAGCGGGTCGAGACCCACAACATCATCGGCCGCCTGCCCGGCGCGACGCACCCGGACGAGACCTTCCTCTACACAGCGCACTGGGATCACATCGGCGTCGGGACGCCGGACGCCAACGGCGACGCCATCTTCAACGGGGCCATCGACAACGCTTCGGGCATCGCCGGCCTGATCGAACTGGCGCGCGTCTATGCGGCGGGTGAGCGGCCGGAGCGGTCGATCGTCTTCATCGGCTTCGCGGCCGAGGAGAGCGGTCTTCTGGGCTCCGAATACTACGCCGCCAACCCGATCTATCCTCTGGCGACCACGGTCGGCGGGGTGAACATGGACTCGGCCAACGTCTATGGCCGCACGGCCGCCTTCGGCGTCGTCGGCTACGGCCAGTCCGACTTCGACGAGCGGATGGCCGCCATCGTCGAGGCGCAGCGGCGCGTGATACAGCCCGACGGCAACCCGGCCTCGGGCACCTATTTCCGCTCCGATCACTTCCCCCTGGCCAAGCGCGGCGTGCCGATGGCCTACGCCAAATCGGCCGGCGACTTCGTCGAGGAGCCGATCGCCGACCGTTTGGCCGCCCGCGCCGCCTACACCGCCAACCGCTATCACCAGGCGGACGATGAGTGGTCGGCCGATTGGGACTATTCGGGCCAGATCCAGGATCTCGAGGTGTACTGGTCGCTGGGTCACACCTTGGCCAACAGCCGTGACTGGCCGGAGTGGAAGGAAGGCTCGGAGTTCGGACCCGCACGGGCGGAGAGCGCGGCGGAAAGAGACTGA
- a CDS encoding M28 family peptidase, with amino-acid sequence MLRALFGGAAAMTLILSAGLAQAQDFSAERISDEIRHISSDGFQGRYPGTEGERMTLAWLQAQYEAMGLEPGGPNGQWLQDVVLNRFTPVAGSASASWTGPDGTAHPMTIGTDILLRSATNDGKADVENAGLVFVGYGIHAPERNWDDWGDIDVRGKVVIVIAGEPNTPAVAERFNGAYPTAYSNGWYKNDEAFKRGAVGVITLNMVPATDAGWLRGAQFANRQRTLTPGAADLEFTGSINHDVALAWAQAAGLDMAAMANVDSGDFEAVALTGVTLSVANEEAMDTLVTHNLLAKIPGTERPNETIIYSAHWDHVGVGADHVSPVSTTEDNIYNGAWDNASGTIGILEMARQIKAAPRPERTIVFAHMAAEEMGLLGSYGYAANPVYPLETTVADINIDMLPLSPPTRDVAIFGKGQNTLEDDLAVLAAAEGRVITDDRQPEQGFYTRSDHFPFVRMGVPALMTWHGVDWDEGGVEAGQAAWDAKFGADYHKPSDEWSADWDLRSAVENLTLLYRLGLQLANSDEWPTWKPTSEFGERRAASNSARR; translated from the coding sequence ATGTTGCGTGCGTTGTTCGGTGGTGCGGCCGCCATGACCCTGATCCTGTCGGCCGGTCTGGCCCAGGCTCAGGACTTCTCCGCCGAGCGGATATCCGATGAGATCCGCCACATCTCGTCCGACGGCTTCCAAGGTCGCTATCCGGGCACCGAAGGCGAGCGGATGACCTTGGCCTGGCTTCAGGCCCAGTATGAGGCAATGGGCCTCGAGCCCGGCGGCCCGAATGGTCAATGGCTGCAAGACGTTGTTCTGAACCGGTTCACTCCGGTCGCGGGCTCAGCTTCGGCCAGCTGGACTGGACCCGACGGAACCGCACATCCGATGACGATCGGCACAGACATCTTGCTGCGGTCCGCCACCAATGACGGCAAGGCGGATGTGGAAAACGCCGGCCTCGTCTTCGTCGGCTACGGCATTCATGCGCCGGAACGGAACTGGGATGACTGGGGCGACATCGACGTGCGCGGCAAGGTCGTCATCGTCATCGCCGGAGAGCCCAACACGCCCGCCGTCGCCGAACGCTTCAACGGCGCCTATCCGACCGCCTACTCGAACGGCTGGTACAAGAACGACGAGGCGTTCAAGCGCGGCGCCGTGGGCGTCATCACCTTGAACATGGTTCCGGCCACCGACGCGGGCTGGCTGCGCGGCGCCCAGTTCGCCAACCGCCAGCGCACCCTGACGCCGGGCGCGGCGGATCTGGAGTTCACCGGCTCGATCAACCACGACGTCGCCTTGGCCTGGGCCCAGGCGGCCGGTCTCGACATGGCGGCTATGGCCAACGTCGACAGCGGAGACTTCGAGGCTGTGGCCCTGACTGGCGTCACTCTGTCGGTCGCCAACGAGGAGGCCATGGATACATTGGTCACTCACAACCTGCTGGCCAAGATCCCCGGTACGGAACGCCCGAACGAGACCATCATCTATTCGGCGCACTGGGACCACGTCGGCGTCGGCGCGGACCACGTCAGCCCGGTCTCGACGACCGAGGACAACATCTACAACGGCGCCTGGGACAACGCCTCGGGCACCATCGGCATCCTGGAGATGGCGCGCCAGATCAAGGCCGCTCCGCGTCCAGAACGCACCATCGTCTTCGCTCATATGGCGGCCGAGGAAATGGGCCTGCTCGGCTCCTACGGCTACGCCGCCAACCCGGTCTATCCGCTGGAGACCACCGTCGCCGACATCAACATCGACATGCTGCCCTTGTCGCCTCCGACCCGCGATGTCGCCATCTTCGGCAAGGGCCAGAACACGCTCGAGGACGATCTGGCGGTGCTGGCGGCGGCCGAAGGTCGGGTGATCACCGACGACCGCCAACCGGAGCAGGGCTTCTACACACGCTCGGACCACTTCCCCTTCGTCCGCATGGGCGTCCCGGCTCTGATGACCTGGCACGGCGTGGACTGGGACGAGGGCGGCGTCGAGGCTGGCCAGGCCGCCTGGGACGCCAAGTTCGGCGCGGACTATCACAAGCCGTCGGACGAATGGTCGGCGGACTGGGATTTGCGCTCGGCTGTCGAGAACCTGACTTTGCTGTACCGTCTGGGCCTGCAACTGGCCAACAGCGACGAGTGGCCTACGTGGAAGCCGACTTCGGAGTTCGGCGAGCGCCGCGCGGCGAGCAACAGCGCCCGCCGCTAG
- a CDS encoding DUF1579 domain-containing protein, protein MTVPTAAAFAALSLAFTAAPALAQQTDPAVVAAQRQHLSQLDWMNGEWTGTAEVMVGMGQTRTLRHTERIGPMLDGVIKVIEGHSYEADGSTGFNAFAVLSWNQEHDRYTMRSYTGGMAGDFPLEITPTGWRWSTPARGGEMLYETVHTPDSWVETGDFIMPGREPMRVITLRLTRKGDTDWPAGGAVAPGE, encoded by the coding sequence ATGACTGTTCCTACCGCCGCTGCCTTCGCCGCCTTGTCCTTGGCTTTCACGGCTGCGCCGGCCCTGGCGCAACAGACCGATCCCGCCGTCGTCGCCGCCCAGCGCCAGCACCTCTCGCAACTGGACTGGATGAACGGCGAGTGGACCGGGACCGCCGAGGTCATGGTCGGCATGGGCCAGACCCGCACGCTGCGCCACACCGAACGGATCGGCCCGATGCTGGACGGGGTCATCAAGGTCATCGAGGGCCACAGCTACGAAGCCGACGGCTCGACGGGCTTCAACGCCTTCGCCGTCCTGTCCTGGAATCAGGAACACGACCGCTACACGATGCGCTCCTATACCGGCGGCATGGCGGGCGACTTCCCCTTGGAGATCACCCCGACCGGGTGGCGCTGGTCCACTCCCGCGCGCGGGGGCGAGATGCTCTACGAGACGGTCCATACTCCCGACAGCTGGGTCGAGACCGGCGACTTCATCATGCCGGGCCGCGAGCCGATGCGGGTCATCACCCTGCGCCTGACCCGCAAGGGCGACACCGACTGGCCCGCCGGCGGAGCCGTAGCGCCCGGCGAATGA
- a CDS encoding copper chaperone PCu(A)C yields the protein MKSLPVLATLAALTLAACGQSGSSGKSEAAGPVAVADAICRPTPKGRQVTGCYLTLTAPDADTLVSVSSPVAALAQVHEMRMESNMMMMRELEAGLPLPAGQAVALAPGGNHIMLMGVTEPLKTGDTVPLTLAFANAAPVEVRATVGQPAA from the coding sequence ATGAAATCCCTTCCCGTCCTGGCGACCCTGGCCGCCCTGACCCTCGCCGCCTGCGGTCAGTCCGGTTCGTCCGGCAAGTCGGAGGCCGCCGGACCGGTGGCCGTCGCCGACGCCATCTGCCGCCCGACGCCGAAGGGCCGCCAGGTCACCGGCTGCTACCTGACACTGACCGCGCCCGACGCCGATACCCTGGTGTCGGTCAGCTCTCCCGTCGCCGCCCTGGCGCAGGTCCACGAGATGCGGATGGAGAGCAATATGATGATGATGCGCGAGCTGGAGGCGGGTCTGCCCCTTCCGGCCGGTCAGGCCGTGGCCTTGGCCCCGGGCGGCAACCACATCATGCTGATGGGTGTCACCGAGCCGCTGAAGACCGGCGACACCGTGCCTCTGACCCTGGCCTTCGCCAACGCCGCGCCGGTCGAGGTCAGGGCGACCGTGGGACAACCCGCCGCCTGA
- a CDS encoding TonB-dependent receptor has protein sequence MLKITAAPLALLLAGASAPAFAQTTPQDSVDLGEVIVTAAPNPEDAPSVAEARRRLSRTPGAVAVVSAESLETRFAPNIADVLRDVPGVYAQKKWGGDVRISIRGSGIGNPNHLRGLFVSQDGIPFNEADGYGDVQMVDPLLARFTEVYKGGNALRFGGSLLGGAVNLVTPNGSNITETASARVDFGSWETARLHAEVGGSRGDWDGYLGLTGATAEGWRRQSDGQQQYITANVGRSLGDDREVRLTVQGAYIHQEIPGSLTLTQALTTPVMAAAANVASAYQRDYASVRSTLSTRWRLNDGLVFEGAVYGTWKDLHHPIFQVVDQQSRNYGTFGRFDWEGTLFGLRADAFGGAWYRVGDLDAQQFVNVIGSSGRRTAKSRQNAKALDVFAEGRLFVTDHIALVAGGTFGRAERDYQSFALPGVASTFDLTREKDYDWFAPRIGILWEGPSGAQAFANVTRSIEPPNFGSVSPTAGGFAPIEAQEAWTYEAGLRGRTDAFSWDVAVYRAELDNELLNFVVNPTLGIPAATFNAGPTVHQGVEAGLDWRFATGWRLRQTYTLSDFHFDGDKVYGDRDLPLVPPHMYRAELRYDNPAGWFVAPQVEWTPSDSWVDYMNTLRAPGYTVVNLGAGWRLDERINLFVDARNLADERYVSNFSAVTDARTASTAVFWPGEGRSGFVGIRVAY, from the coding sequence ATGTTGAAGATCACCGCGGCGCCGCTGGCGCTGCTGCTCGCCGGCGCGAGCGCCCCAGCCTTCGCCCAGACCACTCCACAGGATTCGGTCGACCTTGGCGAAGTCATCGTCACCGCCGCCCCGAACCCGGAAGACGCCCCTTCGGTCGCCGAGGCCCGGCGTCGCCTGTCCCGCACGCCGGGCGCCGTCGCGGTCGTCTCCGCCGAAAGCCTCGAAACCCGCTTCGCCCCCAACATCGCAGACGTGCTGCGCGACGTGCCTGGCGTTTACGCCCAGAAGAAGTGGGGCGGCGATGTTCGCATCTCGATCCGGGGCTCCGGCATCGGCAATCCCAACCACCTGCGCGGCCTCTTCGTGTCGCAGGACGGAATTCCGTTCAACGAGGCCGACGGCTATGGCGACGTGCAGATGGTCGATCCCCTGCTGGCTCGGTTCACCGAGGTCTACAAGGGCGGCAATGCGCTTCGCTTCGGCGGCTCGCTGTTGGGCGGAGCGGTCAACCTGGTGACCCCCAATGGCTCGAACATCACCGAGACCGCCAGCGCGCGCGTCGATTTCGGCTCGTGGGAGACGGCCCGACTGCATGCCGAGGTCGGTGGATCCCGGGGCGACTGGGACGGTTATCTGGGTCTGACCGGCGCGACGGCCGAGGGCTGGCGCCGGCAGTCCGACGGTCAGCAACAGTACATCACCGCCAACGTCGGCCGATCGCTCGGCGACGACCGCGAAGTCCGACTGACGGTCCAGGGCGCCTATATTCACCAGGAAATCCCCGGCTCCCTGACCCTGACCCAAGCGCTGACGACGCCGGTCATGGCCGCCGCCGCCAACGTCGCCAGCGCCTATCAGCGCGACTACGCCTCCGTGCGCAGCACGCTCTCGACCCGTTGGCGGCTGAACGACGGCCTGGTGTTCGAGGGCGCCGTCTACGGCACTTGGAAGGACCTGCATCACCCCATCTTCCAGGTCGTCGACCAGCAGAGCCGCAACTACGGCACCTTCGGCCGGTTCGATTGGGAAGGGACGCTGTTCGGCCTGCGCGCAGACGCTTTCGGCGGGGCCTGGTACCGTGTGGGGGATCTGGACGCCCAGCAGTTCGTCAACGTCATCGGATCGAGTGGACGCCGCACGGCCAAGAGCCGCCAGAACGCCAAGGCTCTGGACGTCTTCGCCGAGGGCCGGTTGTTCGTCACCGACCACATCGCCCTGGTCGCCGGCGGGACGTTCGGCAGGGCCGAGCGGGACTATCAGAGCTTCGCTCTGCCGGGCGTCGCCTCGACCTTCGATCTGACGCGCGAGAAGGACTACGACTGGTTCGCTCCACGCATCGGCATTCTCTGGGAGGGGCCGTCGGGCGCTCAGGCCTTTGCCAACGTCACCCGGTCGATCGAGCCGCCGAACTTCGGTTCCGTGTCGCCCACCGCCGGCGGCTTCGCCCCGATCGAGGCGCAGGAAGCCTGGACTTACGAGGCCGGCTTGCGCGGCCGGACGGATGCGTTCTCGTGGGACGTCGCAGTCTATCGGGCGGAGCTGGACAACGAGCTGCTGAACTTCGTGGTCAACCCGACGCTGGGCATTCCGGCGGCGACCTTCAACGCCGGACCCACGGTCCATCAGGGCGTCGAGGCTGGACTGGACTGGCGTTTCGCAACCGGTTGGCGTCTGCGTCAGACCTATACGTTGTCGGACTTTCACTTCGATGGAGACAAGGTCTACGGTGACCGCGACCTGCCCCTGGTTCCACCGCACATGTACCGGGCCGAACTGCGCTATGATAACCCGGCGGGCTGGTTCGTGGCCCCGCAGGTCGAATGGACGCCGTCCGACAGCTGGGTCGACTACATGAACACCCTGAGGGCGCCGGGCTATACGGTGGTGAATCTGGGCGCCGGCTGGCGACTGGATGAACGGATCAATCTCTTCGTCGACGCCCGCAATCTTGCCGACGAACGCTATGTCTCGAACTTCAGCGCCGTGACCGACGCCCGAACGGCGTCGACGGCGGTGTTCTGGCCTGGCGAGGGGCGCTCCGGCTTCGTCGGCATTCGGGTGGCCTACTGA
- a CDS encoding cytochrome c1 has product MSISIRNLALSLAAVAAVGVASPALAEGGAHHPRSGGFSFEGPFGTFDQGQLQRGYKVYREVCAACHSMDLMHFRTLGEKGGPFYDPHAENPAQNRYVRALAAEIEVADIDTETGEAIRRPATAADKFPNPYPNRTAAAAANGGAAPPDLSVMAKARHGGADYIYSLLSGYEAPPAGLRMTATQHYNPYMAGDMTPFWDGDPEHVPAGGFIAMPAPLTSTGQVTYDDGTEATVDQMAKDVAAFIAWSSDPKATERKQSGIGVLAFLAIFAGITYASYRRIWKGVAH; this is encoded by the coding sequence ATGTCGATTTCTATTCGCAACCTGGCCCTGTCGCTGGCCGCCGTCGCGGCGGTCGGCGTGGCCTCCCCGGCCCTGGCCGAGGGCGGCGCCCATCACCCGCGTTCGGGCGGTTTCTCGTTCGAAGGTCCGTTCGGCACCTTCGATCAGGGCCAGCTGCAGCGCGGCTACAAGGTCTATCGCGAGGTCTGCGCGGCCTGCCACTCGATGGACCTGATGCACTTCCGCACCCTGGGCGAAAAGGGCGGTCCCTTCTACGACCCGCACGCCGAAAACCCGGCCCAGAACCGCTACGTGCGCGCCCTGGCCGCGGAGATCGAGGTCGCGGACATCGACACCGAAACCGGAGAGGCGATCCGTCGCCCGGCGACCGCGGCGGACAAGTTCCCCAACCCCTATCCGAACCGCACGGCCGCGGCCGCCGCGAACGGCGGGGCGGCTCCGCCCGATCTGTCGGTCATGGCCAAGGCCCGTCACGGCGGCGCCGACTACATCTACTCGCTGCTGTCGGGCTACGAAGCCCCGCCGGCCGGCCTGCGGATGACGGCGACCCAGCACTACAACCCATATATGGCGGGCGACATGACCCCGTTCTGGGACGGCGACCCCGAGCACGTTCCGGCCGGCGGCTTCATCGCCATGCCCGCGCCGCTGACCTCCACGGGTCAGGTCACCTACGACGACGGCACCGAGGCCACGGTCGACCAGATGGCCAAGGACGTCGCCGCCTTCATCGCCTGGTCCTCGGACCCCAAGGCGACCGAGCGGAAACAGTCGGGCATCGGCGTCCTGGCCTTCCTGGCCATCTTCGCCGGCATCACCTACGCCAGCTACCGCCGCATCTGGAAGGGCGTCGCCCACTAG
- a CDS encoding TMEM175 family protein: MTETPKLEMARRLDAFVDAAFAFAITLLVAGGGDPPTTLVEMRTMFLSAPSYLASFALIVMFWLSYRDLGRLWPHRDGFSTALSLGVVFVVLLYVFPLRLMMASALHAMSGGALPGGDLIETTDDLRFLYVAYGGGCLTLSMLFAGLYRHHLKQGEASPTQAVSARIWIQNWIILSLASLASILIALTAPEGIADWGGGLVYMSVPVMIGIASVLHARAMSRAAVIDSRATGP; this comes from the coding sequence ATGACCGAGACGCCCAAGCTGGAAATGGCCCGCAGGCTCGACGCCTTCGTCGACGCCGCCTTCGCCTTCGCCATCACCCTGCTGGTCGCGGGCGGCGGCGACCCGCCGACGACCCTGGTCGAGATGCGGACGATGTTCCTGAGCGCGCCCTCCTATCTCGCCAGCTTCGCCCTGATCGTGATGTTCTGGCTCAGCTACCGTGACCTCGGCCGGCTCTGGCCGCATCGCGACGGCTTCTCGACAGCGCTAAGCCTCGGCGTCGTGTTCGTGGTCCTGCTCTACGTGTTCCCGCTCAGGCTGATGATGGCCTCGGCGCTTCACGCCATGTCGGGCGGAGCCCTACCCGGCGGCGATCTCATCGAGACGACCGACGACCTTCGCTTCCTCTACGTTGCCTATGGCGGCGGATGCCTGACCCTCTCCATGCTGTTCGCGGGGCTCTACCGCCACCACCTGAAACAGGGCGAGGCCAGCCCGACCCAGGCGGTCAGCGCGCGCATCTGGATCCAGAACTGGATCATCCTGTCCCTCGCATCGTTGGCCTCGATCCTCATCGCCTTGACCGCGCCGGAAGGAATCGCCGACTGGGGCGGCGGCCTCGTCTACATGAGCGTGCCGGTGATGATCGGGATCGCGTCGGTCTTGCATGCGCGCGCCATGTCGCGGGCGGCTGTGATCGACAGCAGGGCCACCGGCCCCTAA
- a CDS encoding DUF2946 family protein codes for MTRPQAESWSTLRSLAFLAATFAIVFGSLMPFAALAASTPGRPMVICSTEGPQTISIGMDGQDSGKGMVGAKCAACVLAFAAALPDPPRLTPLRGATVRPATVFVAQHEAAPPPARGPPRPPSTAPPHA; via the coding sequence GTGACCCGTCCGCAGGCCGAATCCTGGTCGACCCTGCGCTCGCTGGCCTTCCTGGCCGCGACGTTCGCCATCGTGTTCGGAAGCCTGATGCCGTTCGCGGCGCTGGCGGCCTCGACGCCGGGCCGCCCCATGGTCATCTGCTCCACCGAGGGGCCTCAGACCATCTCCATCGGCATGGATGGTCAAGACTCCGGCAAGGGGATGGTCGGAGCCAAATGCGCCGCCTGCGTCCTGGCCTTCGCCGCCGCCCTGCCCGATCCGCCGCGCCTCACGCCTCTGCGCGGCGCGACCGTCCGCCCGGCCACGGTGTTCGTCGCCCAGCACGAAGCCGCGCCGCCGCCCGCGCGCGGTCCCCCCCGTCCGCCTTCAACCGCTCCTCCCCACGCCTGA
- the ychF gene encoding redox-regulated ATPase YchF: MALKVAIVGLPNVGKSTLFNALTKTAAAQAANYPFCTIEPNTGDVAVPEPRLDVLAEIAGSKEIIPSRITFVDIAGLVRGASKGEGLGNQFLANIRDCDAVAFVARCFVDDDITHVENRIDPISDLEIIETELMLADLESLEKRYANVEKRAKTGDKDMQVTLRLINLALEKLRAGKPARTAEISKEDQKPWAMLQLLTSLPALYVSNVDEGSADKGNELSDLVAQRAAADNAKSVVISAKIDSELAVLDAEEQAEFLEGLGLEEPGLNRLIREAYALLGLQSYFTVGPKEARAWTIHIGDTAPQAAGVIHTDFEKGFIRAETIAYDDYVAFKGEAKAREAGKLRAEGKSYVVKDGDVMNFLFN; encoded by the coding sequence ATGGCCCTTAAAGTCGCGATCGTCGGCCTGCCCAACGTCGGCAAGTCCACCCTGTTCAACGCCCTGACCAAGACGGCGGCGGCCCAGGCCGCCAACTATCCGTTCTGCACCATCGAGCCGAACACCGGCGACGTGGCCGTGCCGGAGCCGCGTCTGGACGTCCTGGCCGAGATCGCCGGCTCCAAGGAGATCATCCCCTCGCGCATCACCTTCGTGGACATCGCCGGCCTGGTGCGCGGCGCGTCGAAGGGCGAGGGTCTGGGCAACCAGTTCCTGGCCAACATCCGCGACTGTGACGCCGTGGCCTTCGTGGCGCGCTGCTTCGTGGATGACGACATCACCCACGTCGAGAACCGCATCGATCCGATCTCGGACCTGGAGATCATCGAGACCGAACTGATGCTGGCCGACCTGGAAAGCCTCGAGAAGCGCTACGCCAACGTCGAGAAGCGCGCCAAGACCGGCGACAAGGACATGCAGGTGACGCTCCGCCTGATCAATCTGGCGCTGGAGAAGCTGCGCGCCGGCAAGCCCGCGCGTACCGCCGAAATCTCCAAGGAGGACCAGAAGCCCTGGGCCATGCTCCAGCTCCTGACGTCGCTTCCGGCCCTCTACGTCTCGAATGTCGACGAGGGCTCGGCCGACAAGGGCAATGAGTTGTCGGATCTGGTCGCGCAGCGCGCCGCGGCTGACAACGCCAAGTCGGTGGTCATCTCGGCCAAGATCGATTCCGAACTGGCCGTCCTCGACGCCGAGGAGCAGGCCGAGTTCCTGGAAGGCCTCGGGCTCGAAGAGCCGGGCCTGAACCGCCTGATCCGCGAGGCCTATGCCCTGCTGGGCCTGCAATCCTACTTCACGGTGGGGCCAAAGGAGGCTCGAGCCTGGACCATCCACATCGGCGACACGGCCCCGCAAGCGGCCGGCGTCATCCATACCGATTTCGAGAAGGGCTTCATCCGCGCCGAGACCATCGCCTACGACGACTATGTCGCCTTCAAGGGCGAGGCCAAGGCCCGCGAGGCCGGCAAGCTGCGGGCCGAAGGCAAGTCCTATGTCGTCAAGGACGGCGACGTGATGAACTTCCTCTTCAACTAG
- a CDS encoding PepSY domain-containing protein has translation MSGRIEPGAPSPASGLLSDAYRTVWRWHFYAGLLVLPVLMLMALTGALYLFKGEIDDAVYRPMAAVAPSTAHAPPDEWRAAAETAGGGRATTVLLPERSDRAVRVGITREDGQKRTVFVDPATARVTGVTGFGGVMEPVKRLHSLVLFGSWANVVVEIVAGWAIILVATGVFLWWPRGRAVGVVALSTTDTARRPFWRDLHAVTGLYAGGVILFLAVTGMPWSVVWGEQVGDWVKSSGLGRPPAPVAASPWAHAAHPADAPSGTGWTMEGMVMAADHPAPARLSTVIAAAEHEGLARPYQISIPADPTLAFTASRQVSHVEDTRSLYIDGATGAVKADIGYAAFGPGAKAIEWGIAAHQGTQYGQINRFVMLGGCLAIWLLGISAVVMWWKRRPKGRLAAPVAPPSPRAKAAVLAIVLPLAILYPLTGLSLIVAVGLDRLVWFLNRPRSLAS, from the coding sequence ATGTCCGGACGCATCGAACCGGGGGCGCCTTCGCCCGCTTCCGGCCTTCTCTCGGACGCCTATCGCACCGTCTGGCGGTGGCATTTCTACGCGGGGCTGCTGGTCCTGCCGGTGCTGATGCTGATGGCCCTGACCGGCGCCCTCTATCTGTTCAAGGGCGAGATCGACGACGCCGTCTACCGGCCGATGGCGGCCGTCGCGCCCTCGACGGCCCACGCTCCGCCGGACGAGTGGCGCGCTGCGGCAGAGACAGCCGGAGGCGGGAGGGCGACGACCGTGCTACTCCCGGAACGGTCCGACCGCGCTGTCCGTGTCGGCATCACCCGCGAGGATGGCCAGAAGCGCACCGTTTTCGTCGATCCGGCCACGGCCCGCGTGACCGGGGTGACCGGCTTCGGCGGGGTGATGGAGCCGGTGAAACGGCTGCATAGCCTCGTCCTGTTCGGGTCTTGGGCCAACGTCGTGGTGGAGATCGTGGCCGGCTGGGCCATCATTCTGGTGGCGACCGGCGTCTTCCTGTGGTGGCCGCGCGGCCGGGCGGTGGGGGTCGTGGCCTTGTCCACGACCGACACGGCGCGCCGTCCGTTCTGGCGCGACCTGCATGCCGTCACCGGGCTCTACGCCGGCGGGGTCATCCTGTTCCTGGCCGTGACCGGCATGCCGTGGTCGGTGGTCTGGGGCGAACAGGTCGGGGACTGGGTCAAGTCCAGCGGCCTCGGCCGGCCGCCCGCGCCCGTCGCCGCCAGTCCCTGGGCCCACGCCGCTCACCCCGCCGATGCGCCATCGGGAACTGGCTGGACGATGGAGGGCATGGTCATGGCCGCCGACCATCCCGCCCCGGCGCGCCTTTCCACCGTGATCGCCGCAGCCGAGCACGAAGGTCTGGCCCGCCCCTATCAGATTTCGATCCCCGCAGATCCCACCCTGGCCTTCACTGCCTCGCGCCAGGTCTCACATGTCGAGGACACCCGGTCGCTCTACATCGACGGCGCGACCGGCGCGGTGAAGGCCGATATCGGATACGCCGCCTTCGGCCCGGGCGCGAAGGCGATCGAATGGGGCATCGCCGCCCATCAGGGCACCCAGTACGGCCAGATCAACCGCTTCGTCATGCTGGGCGGCTGCCTCGCCATATGGCTGCTGGGGATCAGCGCCGTGGTCATGTGGTGGAAGCGACGGCCCAAGGGTCGGCTGGCGGCGCCCGTCGCCCCGCCCAGTCCGCGGGCGAAAGCCGCCGTTCTCGCCATCGTCCTGCCCCTCGCCATCCTGTATCCCCTGACGGGTCTCAGCCTGATCGTCGCGGTCGGGCTGGATCGACTGGTCTGGTTCCTGAACCGACCCCGCAGCCTCGCCTCCTGA